From a region of the uncultured Desulfatiglans sp. genome:
- a CDS encoding conserved hypothetical protein (Evidence 4 : Unknown function but conserved in other organisms), translated as MRILLLALLIYILYRFFRKMIQPPAEKTQTYDASGGHVDEMVQDPFCGTYVPVRQAVKRSIGGKDHFFCSEACADRFEKEEGRTEKSL; from the coding sequence ATGCGCATCTTGCTCCTTGCATTACTGATCTATATCCTATACCGTTTTTTCCGGAAGATGATCCAGCCGCCGGCGGAAAAGACGCAGACCTACGATGCCTCAGGCGGCCATGTCGACGAGATGGTGCAGGACCCTTTTTGCGGGACCTATGTTCCGGTGCGCCAGGCCGTGAAGCGCAGCATCGGTGGAAAGGACCACTTTTTTTGCAGCGAGGCCTGCGCGGATCGCTTCGAAAAGGAGGAGGGCCGGACTGAAAAGTCTCTGTAG
- the folK gene encoding 2-amino-4-hydroxy-6-hydroxymethyldihydropteridinepyrophosphokinase encodes MPGSSTVFVGIGSNMGDKAAQCRLAIERMNLIPGCRVVAVSPFFGSEPVGVVGQDWYVNAVAQLEVEIPARRLLEALLAIEAGMGRVRLKKWDSRPIDLDILIFGKEVIDEEDLSVPHPLMHTRRFVLAPLAALAPEWMHPVLNMTVQELLDRLPGGEQAVSALEE; translated from the coding sequence ATGCCGGGTTCCAGCACAGTTTTCGTCGGCATCGGCTCGAATATGGGCGACAAGGCCGCGCAGTGCCGCCTGGCCATCGAGCGGATGAACCTGATCCCCGGGTGCCGGGTCGTGGCGGTCTCGCCCTTTTTCGGGTCTGAACCGGTCGGCGTGGTTGGTCAGGACTGGTATGTCAATGCCGTCGCACAACTCGAGGTCGAGATCCCGGCGCGCAGGCTGCTGGAGGCGCTGCTGGCGATCGAAGCGGGCATGGGGCGTGTACGCTTGAAGAAGTGGGATTCCCGGCCGATCGATCTCGACATCCTCATCTTCGGGAAGGAGGTCATCGACGAAGAGGATCTTTCGGTCCCGCACCCGCTGATGCACACGCGACGTTTTGTGCTTGCCCCGCTTGCGGCACTTGCACCGGAGTGGATGCATCCGGTGCTGAACATGACTGTGCAGGAGCTCCTGGATCGGCTGCCCGGCGGCGAACAGGCCGTTTCTGCGCTGGAGGAATGA
- the dapL gene encoding LL-diaminopimelate aminotransferase, whose translation MERFERAERLKRLPPYLFKEIDRKKAEVKARGVDIIDLGVGDPDLPTPPHIIEVLKKAAEEPGNHRYPSYSGMGGFKEAVAEWYGRRFGVQLDPKTEVVSLIGSKEGIAHFPLAFIDPGDVALVPTPAYPVYHIATMFAGGESYFMPLLKKNDFLPDLDAIPGEVAARARVMFINYPNNPTAAVADRAFFEKVVTFAKDKNLIVCHDAAYTEMGYDGYQPPSFLEVPGAKDVGLEFHSLSKTYNMTGWRIGFAVGNREAVDGLGAIKSNIDSGVFQAVQMAGIEAIAGDQACVDEMRTVYTRRRDLMVKGLEKAGFRLRVPRATFYLWVEVPAGYTSAQVATRLLEEAGLVVTPGNGFGEPGEGYFRIALTQNRQRLAEAIERLQKLNL comes from the coding sequence ATGGAACGATTTGAAAGGGCGGAGCGCCTCAAGCGCCTCCCGCCTTACCTCTTCAAGGAAATAGACCGCAAGAAGGCCGAGGTGAAGGCCCGCGGCGTGGATATCATCGATCTGGGCGTGGGGGATCCCGATCTGCCGACCCCTCCGCACATTATCGAGGTGCTCAAGAAGGCGGCTGAAGAGCCCGGGAATCACCGCTACCCGTCCTATTCGGGGATGGGCGGCTTCAAGGAGGCGGTTGCCGAGTGGTACGGGAGGCGGTTCGGCGTTCAGTTGGACCCGAAGACCGAGGTGGTTTCCTTGATCGGAAGCAAGGAAGGCATCGCGCATTTCCCCCTGGCCTTCATCGATCCGGGAGATGTGGCGCTCGTTCCCACCCCGGCTTACCCCGTCTACCACATCGCGACGATGTTCGCCGGCGGGGAGTCGTATTTCATGCCTCTGCTGAAGAAGAACGATTTTCTTCCCGATCTGGATGCCATCCCCGGCGAGGTGGCGGCGCGCGCCCGGGTGATGTTCATCAACTACCCGAACAATCCCACCGCCGCCGTGGCCGACAGGGCGTTTTTCGAGAAGGTGGTGACCTTTGCTAAGGACAAGAACCTCATTGTCTGCCACGATGCCGCCTACACCGAGATGGGCTACGACGGGTACCAGCCGCCGAGCTTTCTGGAAGTCCCCGGGGCCAAGGACGTCGGGCTGGAATTTCATTCCCTTTCTAAGACCTACAATATGACCGGTTGGCGGATCGGTTTTGCGGTCGGGAATCGGGAGGCGGTGGACGGCCTCGGCGCGATCAAGAGCAACATCGACTCGGGGGTCTTTCAGGCCGTTCAGATGGCCGGGATCGAGGCCATCGCGGGGGATCAAGCCTGTGTGGACGAGATGCGGACCGTTTACACCCGCCGCCGCGACCTGATGGTAAAAGGCCTCGAGAAGGCCGGTTTCAGGCTGCGGGTCCCGAGGGCGACGTTCTATCTCTGGGTCGAGGTGCCTGCAGGGTACACGTCGGCCCAGGTGGCGACCCGGTTGCTGGAGGAAGCGGGCCTGGTGGTGACGCCTGGAAACGGTTTCGGTGAGCCCGGCGAAGGCTATTTTCGCATCGCATTGACCCAGAACCGTCAACGGTTGGCCGAGGCCATCGAGCGCCTTCAGAAACTGAATCTTTGA
- the dapB gene encoding 4-hydroxy-tetrahydrodipicolinate reductase: MIQIIVAGAAGKMGKRIIHMIHEDPDAVLAGAFERPDHPDLGADAGAVAGLGEIGVPIVGSLEAAAERGEVLIDFTAPEGTLANLRLAVSKNLAVVIGTTGIQGAQLAEAQDLGRRTRTVMAPNMSVGVNVMFRIAEQMARILGAGFDCEILEIHHRLKKDAPSGTAMRLAQVLADAKGKDLDKVGVYERKGIIGPRTDDEIGIQTWRAGDITGEHTVMFGGIGERLELTHRAHNRDNFAKGAVRAAHWVVRRTPGLYDMQDVLGLRNL; this comes from the coding sequence ATGATCCAGATAATCGTTGCCGGCGCGGCCGGCAAGATGGGAAAACGCATCATCCACATGATCCACGAAGATCCTGACGCTGTATTGGCCGGAGCCTTCGAGCGGCCTGATCACCCCGACCTGGGCGCCGATGCCGGCGCTGTAGCCGGTCTGGGAGAAATCGGCGTACCGATCGTTGGATCCCTCGAGGCGGCCGCGGAGCGCGGCGAGGTCCTGATCGATTTCACGGCCCCGGAGGGGACGCTGGCCAATCTGCGCCTTGCCGTTTCCAAGAATCTGGCCGTGGTGATCGGAACGACGGGGATCCAAGGCGCTCAGCTGGCCGAGGCGCAGGATCTTGGGCGGCGGACGCGCACGGTCATGGCTCCGAACATGAGTGTGGGCGTCAATGTGATGTTCCGGATCGCGGAGCAGATGGCCCGGATCCTCGGGGCGGGATTCGACTGTGAGATCCTCGAAATCCACCACCGGCTGAAAAAGGACGCACCGAGCGGCACGGCGATGCGCCTGGCCCAGGTGCTGGCCGATGCGAAGGGAAAAGACCTCGACAAGGTGGGGGTCTACGAACGGAAAGGCATCATAGGGCCGCGCACGGATGACGAGATCGGGATCCAGACCTGGCGGGCCGGCGACATCACCGGCGAGCACACGGTCATGTTCGGCGGGATCGGTGAGAGGCTCGAATTGACGCATCGGGCGCACAACCGCGACAACTTCGCCAAAGGGGCCGTCAGGGCGGCTCACTGGGTGGTGCGCCGGACCCCGGGGCTTTACGACATGCAGGATGTGCTGGGGTTGAGGAATCTGTAA
- the dapA gene encoding 4-hydroxy-tetrahydrodipicolinate synthase: MFQGSIVAIVTPFKNGKVDEDAFRRMIEFQIENGTSAIVPCGTTGESATLSMEEHNRVIDITIEAVKKRVPVIAGTGGNSTMEAVELTAHAKRAGADASLQVTPYYNKPTQEGLYRHYKTIAEAVSLPMILYNVPGRTSVNLLPETVARLAEFPEVVAIKEASGNLAQMAEIVELVGDRITLLSGDDNVTLPLLALGGKGVISVAANIVPKDTAGLIKAWETGDIPGAQALFYKLLPLCKAMFYETNPIPVKTSLAMMGMIEEEFRLPLCPMAPANREKLKKALEAYGLI, encoded by the coding sequence ATGTTTCAGGGATCCATCGTCGCGATCGTGACACCCTTCAAAAACGGCAAAGTGGATGAAGACGCCTTTCGGCGGATGATCGAATTTCAGATCGAAAACGGGACGAGCGCCATCGTGCCCTGTGGCACGACGGGGGAATCGGCAACGTTGAGCATGGAGGAGCACAACCGCGTCATCGATATCACCATCGAGGCGGTGAAGAAGCGGGTCCCCGTCATCGCCGGGACCGGCGGCAACAGCACCATGGAGGCCGTCGAGTTGACCGCGCATGCCAAGCGTGCGGGGGCCGACGCCTCGCTGCAGGTGACCCCCTACTACAACAAGCCGACGCAGGAAGGCCTTTACCGGCACTATAAAACCATCGCCGAGGCCGTGTCCCTGCCCATGATCCTCTACAATGTGCCGGGGCGGACGAGCGTCAATCTGCTGCCCGAGACCGTGGCGCGGCTGGCGGAGTTTCCGGAGGTGGTGGCCATCAAGGAGGCCTCGGGCAACCTGGCCCAGATGGCCGAGATCGTCGAACTGGTGGGAGACCGGATCACCCTGCTTTCCGGGGATGACAACGTGACCCTGCCGCTTCTCGCTCTGGGAGGGAAAGGGGTCATCTCGGTAGCTGCCAACATCGTGCCGAAGGACACCGCCGGCCTGATCAAGGCCTGGGAGACGGGGGACATCCCGGGGGCGCAGGCGCTTTTCTACAAACTGCTGCCTCTGTGCAAGGCCATGTTTTATGAGACCAACCCGATTCCGGTCAAGACCTCCCTGGCGATGATGGGGATGATCGAGGAGGAATTCAGACTGCCGTTGTGCCCGATGGCCCCTGCCAACCGTGAAAAGCTCAAAAAGGCCCTCGAGGCCTATGGATTGATCTGA
- the dapF gene encoding Diaminopimelate epimerase, which yields MNTIEFWKMSGSGNDFILIDNREGVVAEAEMGRVVERVCRRRESVGADGVIFVVPSNRYDFAWRFFNADGGEVEMCGNGGRCVSRFAHLKGIAGPRMTFETLAGPVSAEVSGRTVKVLMPRPKGLILGVGIDLLPGWERADFVNTGVPHVVVHVEDLDRHPVVEHGRAVRYHAHFAPAGTNANFMQVLGRHSVRLRTYERGVEDETLACGTGAIASALTAAARGEVASPVEVATRGGEILTIHFERQGDVFERVWLEGNTAVIYRATLDEEAL from the coding sequence ATGAACACGATCGAATTCTGGAAAATGAGCGGCAGCGGCAACGACTTCATCCTTATCGACAACCGCGAAGGGGTGGTCGCTGAAGCCGAGATGGGCCGCGTGGTGGAGCGGGTCTGCCGCCGGCGGGAGTCCGTCGGGGCGGATGGGGTGATCTTCGTGGTGCCTTCGAACCGGTATGATTTCGCCTGGCGCTTTTTCAATGCCGACGGCGGGGAGGTGGAAATGTGCGGCAACGGCGGACGGTGCGTCTCCCGTTTCGCGCATTTAAAGGGGATCGCCGGCCCCCGGATGACCTTCGAGACGCTCGCCGGGCCGGTTTCGGCCGAGGTGAGCGGCCGAACGGTCAAGGTTCTGATGCCCCGGCCGAAGGGGCTGATCCTCGGCGTCGGGATCGACCTGCTGCCGGGCTGGGAGCGCGCGGACTTCGTCAACACCGGGGTGCCCCACGTGGTGGTGCACGTGGAAGACCTCGACCGCCACCCCGTGGTCGAGCATGGGCGGGCGGTCCGCTACCACGCGCACTTTGCGCCGGCCGGGACGAACGCGAATTTCATGCAGGTCCTCGGGAGGCACAGCGTGAGACTCAGGACCTACGAGCGCGGGGTGGAGGACGAGACGCTCGCCTGCGGAACCGGTGCCATTGCCTCGGCCCTCACGGCGGCGGCGCGGGGGGAGGTCGCATCCCCCGTCGAGGTGGCGACCCGCGGGGGTGAGATCCTGACCATCCACTTCGAGCGGCAGGGGGATGTCTTCGAAAGGGTCTGGCTCGAGGGGAACACGGCCGTCATCTACCGCGCCACCCTTGATGAGGAGGCCCTCTGA
- the lysA gene encoding Diaminopimelate decarboxylase, whose protein sequence is MHHFNYIQDELFCEEVPVAHIAEAVGTPFYLYSHATLRRHFRAFDGAFAGLKHLTCFSMKSNSNGAILNLFAREGGGVDIVSGGELYRALRAGVEPGRIVYSGVGKSEEDLAYALEAGILMFNVESSQEIDRLNEVARRAGKRAPISLRVNPDVDPKTHPYISTGLKENKFGIDIDDAPAEYARAASLAHLEVMGISCHIGSQLTQVLPFVDALRKVLGLMEVLRSTGIRIRCLDIGGGLGITYDRETPPPPEEYAAALKEILAGSNATLILEPGRVIVGNAGILVTQVLYTKATGLKHFFVVDAGMNDLMRPSLYQSYHAIQPVVRRERPRLTADVVGPICESGDFLAKGRELEAFEPGDLLAVMSAGAYGFSMSSNYNSRPRPCEVMVQGGIFHVIRRRETFEDLVRGESLPGEAA, encoded by the coding sequence ATGCATCACTTCAATTATATCCAGGATGAGCTGTTTTGCGAGGAGGTGCCTGTCGCCCACATAGCCGAAGCCGTGGGGACGCCGTTCTATCTCTATTCCCACGCCACGTTGAGGCGTCATTTCAGGGCGTTCGACGGGGCCTTCGCCGGTCTGAAGCACCTGACCTGTTTTTCCATGAAGTCGAACTCCAACGGGGCGATCCTGAATCTCTTCGCCCGGGAGGGCGGCGGGGTGGACATCGTCTCCGGCGGGGAACTCTACCGTGCGCTGCGCGCGGGGGTCGAGCCCGGACGGATCGTTTATTCCGGGGTCGGCAAGAGCGAGGAAGACCTGGCCTACGCGCTGGAGGCCGGGATCCTGATGTTCAACGTGGAATCGTCTCAGGAGATCGACCGCCTGAACGAGGTGGCCCGGCGGGCGGGCAAGAGGGCTCCCATTTCCCTCCGGGTCAATCCCGACGTGGATCCCAAGACCCATCCGTACATCTCGACGGGTCTCAAAGAGAACAAATTCGGCATCGACATCGACGATGCGCCCGCGGAGTACGCCCGCGCGGCCTCTCTGGCCCATCTCGAGGTGATGGGGATTTCCTGTCATATCGGGTCCCAGTTGACCCAGGTCCTGCCCTTTGTGGACGCCCTCCGGAAGGTCCTCGGACTGATGGAGGTGCTCCGGTCCACTGGGATTCGGATCCGGTGCCTCGACATCGGGGGGGGACTCGGGATCACCTATGATCGGGAAACGCCGCCTCCTCCGGAGGAATACGCCGCTGCGCTCAAGGAAATCCTTGCGGGCTCGAATGCGACTCTGATCCTGGAGCCGGGCCGTGTGATCGTCGGGAATGCCGGGATCCTTGTGACGCAGGTACTCTATACGAAGGCGACCGGACTCAAGCATTTTTTCGTGGTGGATGCCGGGATGAACGACCTGATGCGGCCGAGCCTCTATCAGTCATACCATGCCATTCAGCCCGTTGTCCGCCGGGAGCGCCCGAGGCTGACAGCCGATGTAGTGGGCCCCATCTGCGAATCGGGGGACTTCCTGGCCAAGGGCCGGGAACTGGAGGCCTTCGAGCCCGGCGACCTGCTGGCGGTCATGAGCGCCGGCGCGTACGGGTTCAGCATGTCATCCAATTACAATTCGCGGCCGCGGCCGTGCGAGGTGATGGTTCAGGGCGGGATTTTTCACGTCATCCGCCGCCGCGAGACCTTCGAAGACCTGGTCCGGGGGGAGAGCCTCCCGGGGGAAGCGGCCTGA
- a CDS encoding exported hypothetical protein (Evidence 5 : Unknown function): MKGVLKPLWLLAFLTVILAGAACGKKGPPFLPKAPFTLVVTQPEAVWHEGVLTLTGEVLTQENQPHPGQVAGCRVYYAHFALDDAPCEGCPVSYHGYREIRGTVVKGGIFESRVNIHPSPGVHYLEIRLIAPDGRLGPGSERLRMVLREVE, encoded by the coding sequence GTGAAAGGGGTTTTGAAGCCGCTATGGCTGCTGGCCTTTCTGACGGTGATCCTGGCCGGCGCGGCCTGCGGCAAGAAGGGGCCACCGTTTCTGCCCAAGGCCCCTTTCACCTTGGTGGTGACCCAGCCCGAGGCCGTCTGGCATGAGGGCGTGCTCACCCTGACCGGTGAGGTCCTGACGCAGGAGAACCAGCCTCATCCCGGTCAGGTGGCCGGGTGCCGCGTGTACTATGCCCATTTCGCCCTGGATGATGCGCCCTGCGAAGGGTGTCCGGTCTCCTACCACGGGTACCGGGAGATCCGGGGCACCGTTGTCAAGGGAGGGATCTTCGAGAGCCGGGTGAACATCCATCCCAGTCCAGGGGTCCACTATCTCGAGATCCGGCTGATCGCCCCGGACGGCCGTTTGGGTCCGGGATCGGAGCGGTTGAGGATGGTGCTGCGGGAGGTCGAATGA
- the argH gene encoding argininosuccinate lyase (Evidence 2a : Function from experimental evidences in other organisms; PubMedId : 2851495, 353508, 6292860; Product type e : enzyme), whose protein sequence is MVRKTWGGRFKEETDALVNRFNASIGFDRRLYAQDILGSIAHARMLARQEIIQEEEAERMVEALGEIKRGIERGEIPFSDDFEDIHTLVEKNLIERIGALGEKLHTGRSRNDQVALDIRLYVRDVIQETIALIGRVQESLIELGEKNVDLIMPGYTHLQRAQPVLVAHHLLAYVEMLGRDRARLTEGLRRVNVLPLGSAALAGSTFPLDREGVARELGFDGVSRNSMDAVSDRDFILEFLFAASTVMMHLSRLSEELIIWSSQEFGFITISDGFCTGSSIMPQKKNPDVPELIRGKTGRVYGDLMGLLTTMKGLPLTYNKDMQEDKEGLFDAAETLTLCLEIMARLLREVTFNAGRLKAAAAEGYLVATDLADYLVGKGVTFREAHGVVGKMVLHAMERGLELHELPLEEMKTFSRVIDEQVYGWLSAEACVARRKLTGGTAPGRVREALSAARKEWVS, encoded by the coding sequence ATGGTCCGCAAAACATGGGGAGGGCGGTTCAAGGAGGAGACCGACGCCCTCGTGAACCGCTTCAATGCCTCCATCGGTTTCGATCGCCGCCTCTACGCACAGGATATCCTCGGGAGTATCGCGCATGCGCGGATGCTCGCCCGGCAGGAGATCATCCAGGAGGAGGAGGCCGAACGGATGGTCGAAGCCCTGGGGGAGATCAAGCGCGGCATCGAGCGCGGGGAGATCCCTTTCAGTGACGATTTCGAGGATATCCACACCCTGGTGGAGAAGAACCTGATCGAACGGATCGGCGCCCTCGGAGAGAAGCTTCACACCGGCCGGAGCCGGAACGACCAGGTGGCCCTGGATATCCGCCTTTACGTGCGGGACGTTATCCAGGAGACCATCGCCCTGATCGGCCGGGTCCAGGAAAGCCTGATCGAACTCGGCGAGAAGAACGTCGACCTCATCATGCCGGGTTACACGCACCTGCAGCGGGCGCAGCCGGTCCTGGTGGCGCACCACCTCCTCGCCTATGTCGAAATGCTGGGGCGGGACCGGGCGCGCCTGACCGAAGGCCTCCGGCGGGTGAACGTGCTGCCTCTCGGGAGCGCGGCCCTGGCCGGCTCCACCTTTCCCCTGGACCGGGAGGGCGTGGCGCGGGAGCTCGGATTCGATGGCGTCAGCCGCAACAGCATGGATGCGGTGAGCGACCGGGATTTCATCCTGGAGTTCCTGTTCGCCGCGTCGACCGTCATGATGCACCTGAGCCGCCTGAGCGAGGAATTGATCATCTGGTCAAGCCAGGAATTCGGGTTCATCACCATCTCCGACGGGTTTTGCACGGGAAGCAGCATCATGCCGCAGAAGAAGAACCCGGACGTGCCGGAGTTGATCCGCGGCAAGACCGGCAGGGTCTACGGCGACCTCATGGGGCTCCTGACCACCATGAAAGGGCTGCCGCTCACCTACAACAAGGACATGCAGGAAGACAAGGAAGGCCTCTTCGACGCCGCCGAAACCTTGACCCTCTGCCTGGAGATCATGGCGAGGCTGCTGAGGGAGGTGACCTTCAACGCCGGTCGTTTGAAGGCGGCGGCTGCGGAAGGGTATCTGGTGGCGACCGACCTCGCCGACTATCTGGTCGGCAAGGGGGTCACGTTCCGGGAGGCCCACGGCGTGGTGGGGAAGATGGTCCTGCACGCCATGGAGCGCGGCCTCGAACTCCATGAGTTGCCGCTCGAGGAGATGAAGACTTTCAGCCGGGTGATCGACGAGCAGGTCTATGGATGGCTCAGCGCAGAGGCGTGCGTGGCCCGGCGAAAATTGACCGGCGGCACGGCTCCCGGGCGCGTACGGGAGGCCCTTTCCGCCGCAAGGAAGGAGTGGGTGTCGTGA
- the argG gene encoding Argininosuccinate synthase yields MAEDIKKIVLAYSGGLDTSVILAWLKETYGCPVVAYAADLGQGEELGGIREKALKTGADEVIIEDLREDFVSGYVWPALRANAIYESSYLLGTSLARPLIARGQIEAARRTGANAVSHGATGKGNDQVRFELAYMALEPGMRIIAPWREWAFKGREDLIDFARSKGIPVPVTKEKPYSSDRNLLHISFEGGILEDVWSEPPEDMFVLSVSPEKAPDRPTYVEITYREGDAVAVDGKSMTPAGLLAHLNEIGGANGIGRVDLVENRYVGMKSRGVYETPGGTILRAAHLAMESITLDREVMHIRDGLVPRYAEMIYYGYWFAPEREMLQQMIDLSQKRVSGVARLKLYKGSCTVAGRKSEASLYHPDFATFEGDEVYNQKXAEGFIRLNGLRLKIARLLEKR; encoded by the coding sequence TTGGCTGAAGATATCAAGAAGATCGTGCTGGCCTATTCCGGGGGGCTCGACACCTCTGTGATCCTGGCCTGGCTCAAGGAAACGTACGGGTGCCCGGTGGTGGCCTATGCTGCGGATCTGGGACAGGGAGAGGAACTTGGCGGGATTCGGGAAAAGGCCCTCAAGACCGGCGCCGACGAAGTGATCATCGAAGATCTCCGGGAGGATTTCGTCAGCGGGTACGTCTGGCCCGCCCTCAGGGCCAACGCGATCTACGAGTCCTCCTACCTCCTCGGGACCTCCCTCGCGCGGCCCCTCATCGCCCGCGGGCAGATCGAGGCGGCGCGCCGGACGGGCGCCAACGCCGTCTCCCACGGGGCCACGGGCAAAGGCAACGACCAGGTCCGGTTCGAACTCGCCTACATGGCGCTCGAACCCGGCATGCGGATCATCGCCCCGTGGCGCGAATGGGCGTTCAAGGGGAGGGAGGATCTGATCGATTTCGCCCGCAGCAAGGGGATCCCCGTCCCGGTGACGAAGGAAAAGCCCTACTCGAGCGACCGGAACCTGCTTCACATCAGCTTCGAAGGCGGGATCCTGGAGGATGTCTGGAGCGAGCCGCCCGAGGACATGTTCGTGCTGTCGGTGTCGCCGGAAAAGGCCCCCGACCGGCCCACCTACGTGGAGATCACCTATCGGGAGGGGGATGCGGTGGCGGTGGACGGCAAGTCCATGACCCCGGCCGGCCTCCTGGCGCATCTGAACGAAATCGGCGGTGCGAATGGCATCGGCCGGGTGGATCTGGTGGAAAACCGCTACGTCGGGATGAAATCGCGGGGCGTCTACGAGACCCCCGGCGGAACGATCCTGCGGGCGGCGCACCTGGCGATGGAGTCCATCACGCTCGATCGGGAGGTGATGCACATTCGCGACGGGCTCGTTCCACGCTACGCGGAGATGATCTATTACGGATACTGGTTCGCTCCGGAGCGGGAGATGCTCCAGCAGATGATCGATCTGTCCCAGAAGCGGGTGAGCGGGGTCGCCAGGCTCAAGCTTTACAAAGGCAGCTGCACGGTCGCGGGAAGAAAGTCCGAGGCGAGCCTGTACCATCCGGATTTCGCGACCTTCGAGGGAGACGAGGTTTACAACCAGAAGGANGCAGAGGGTTTCATCCGCCTGAACGGTCTGCGGCTCAAGATCGCGCGCCTGCTGGAGAAACGCTGA
- the argF gene encoding Ornithine carbamoyltransferase — protein MKKRDFLTIRDWTQDEIMDVVRQALTLKRSGRDPRRRPLEGYTLGLMFDKASTRTRVSFEVAMLRAGGGTIFLSRHDTQLSRNEALKDTAQVLSRYLDVLAIRTYSQEWVEEVARWADIPVINALTDLYHPCQILSDLMTVKEKKGSVRNLKIAWVGDGNNVAHSWIHAARKLGFELVLACPPGYAPRPEVLGDGAPNIRLTTDPAEAVQGADVLNTDVWTSMGQDAEREKRLQDFSGFQINETLVARARPDVIVMHCLPAHRGEEIASEVLDGPRSVVLDQAENKMYLHQALLETLLLA, from the coding sequence ATGAAAAAAAGGGACTTTCTGACCATCAGAGACTGGACTCAGGACGAGATCATGGATGTCGTCCGGCAGGCCCTGACGCTGAAGCGAAGCGGCCGGGATCCGCGCCGACGGCCGCTGGAAGGCTACACCCTCGGCCTCATGTTCGACAAGGCCTCCACGCGGACCCGCGTTTCGTTCGAGGTGGCCATGCTCCGCGCGGGAGGGGGGACGATCTTCCTGAGCCGCCACGATACCCAGCTTTCCCGGAACGAGGCCTTGAAGGACACGGCGCAGGTCCTTTCCAGGTACCTGGACGTCCTGGCGATCCGGACCTATTCGCAGGAGTGGGTGGAGGAGGTGGCACGCTGGGCCGATATCCCCGTGATCAACGCCCTGACGGACCTGTATCACCCGTGTCAGATCCTGAGCGATCTCATGACCGTCAAGGAAAAAAAGGGCTCGGTCAGGAACCTCAAGATCGCCTGGGTGGGAGACGGCAACAACGTCGCCCATTCCTGGATCCATGCGGCCCGCAAACTGGGGTTCGAACTGGTCCTGGCCTGCCCGCCGGGGTATGCGCCGAGGCCCGAGGTCCTGGGCGACGGTGCGCCCAATATCCGGCTCACCACCGATCCGGCCGAGGCGGTGCAGGGGGCGGACGTGCTGAACACGGATGTCTGGACCAGCATGGGTCAGGACGCTGAACGGGAAAAAAGACTGCAGGATTTCAGTGGTTTTCAGATCAATGAAACGCTCGTGGCGCGTGCGCGCCCGGATGTCATCGTGATGCACTGCCTCCCGGCCCACCGTGGGGAGGAGATCGCCTCCGAGGTCCTCGACGGTCCCCGATCGGTGGTTCTGGACCAGGCCGAAAACAAGATGTACCTGCATCAGGCCCTGCTCGAGACCCTGCTGCTGGCGTGA